The sequence GTGAAAGGCGCTCCAGCCGAACGCCGGCGCTTCCTCGACGATGCCCTGGTGGCGCTCCACCCTCGCCACGACGGGACGCGCAGCGATCTGGAACGGGCGTTGCGTCAGCGAGCCAGCCTGCTCAAGCAGGGTGGACCACAGCCCGACGCAGGCACGGTCGCCGCGCTCGACGTCTGGGACGCCAAGTTGGCCGAGATCGGCGAGACATTGGCGGCGGCCCGCGCCCAACTGAGCCTCGAGCTGGAGCCGGCTGTGGCCAAGTCGTATGGCCGTCTGGCGGGCGAAGACGGCGCGGTGGCCCTGACGTACCGCCGGTCCTGGGACGGCGACCTGGCCGAGGCGCTCGGTCAGGCGCGGAACGAGGACCTGCGACGGGGTACCACGAGCGTCGGTCCCCATCGCGACGACCTGATCCTGGAATTGTCTGGTCTTCCCGCCCGCTCGCATGCGTCACAGGGCGAGCAGCGGACGCTGGCCCTGGCGCTCCGCCTTGCCGTGCACGGCATCGTCACCGACGCCGTCGGAAGTCCGCCCGTGCTCCTCCTGGATGACGTGTTCTCTGAGCTGGACGCCGCCCGCAGCGCTGCGGTCGTCGCCCATCTTCCGGGAGCTCAGGCCCTGCTGACCACCGTCTCGTCACCCCCACCGGGCGTGACGCCAGCCCGCGTCCTGCAGGTCTCACCGGGGACGGTCGGCTCATGAGGGTCGAAATGGGCGAGGTGCGCCGATGACGTGGCGCCCACTTCCACGCCCGCCGGGGGAGGATCATCCCCACGAGATCGCCAGGTCGCTCGACCAGGTCGCTCGGGGCATCGGCGCTCCACCGGCCGACGCCCTGGCGGTCGTTTTCTCGCGGTGGGAGGACGTGGTGGGGGCGGCGGTCGCTGCCCACTCCCGCCCAATTTCGCTCCGACACTCGACCCTGGTGGTCTCGGTCGATCACCCCGCCTGGGCCACCCAGTTGAAGTACCTGGGGTCCGCGATACTGGGCAAGATCAC is a genomic window of Acidimicrobiales bacterium containing:
- the recF gene encoding DNA replication and repair protein RecF (All proteins in this family for which functions are known are DNA-binding proteins that assist the filamentation of RecA onto DNA for the initiation of recombination or recombinational repair.); this encodes VKGAPAERRRFLDDALVALHPRHDGTRSDLERALRQRASLLKQGGPQPDAGTVAALDVWDAKLAEIGETLAAARAQLSLELEPAVAKSYGRLAGEDGAVALTYRRSWDGDLAEALGQARNEDLRRGTTSVGPHRDDLILELSGLPARSHASQGEQRTLALALRLAVHGIVTDAVGSPPVLLLDDVFSELDAARSAAVVAHLPGAQALLTTVSSPPPGVTPARVLQVSPGTVGS
- a CDS encoding DUF721 domain-containing protein, producing MTWRPLPRPPGEDHPHEIARSLDQVARGIGAPPADALAVVFSRWEDVVGAAVAAHSRPISLRHSTLVVSVDHPAWATQLKYLGSAILGKITEAVGHEVASRLEVRVRSK